Proteins encoded by one window of Bacteroidota bacterium:
- a CDS encoding T9SS type A sorting domain-containing protein, translating to MKNLFTLSLIFTLLLFSTPIFAQNFLVQEWMHTTGIPDTIDWSAATTDGSGNIYVTTNTLVDGEKANILTTKYNSSGVVQWEVSYNSTGDDNDYGTAICVDGSGNVYVAASSYISGNNYDYRTIKYNSSGTIQWNVTYNGPGNFYDVPTGIAVDGSGNVYVTGGSYGSSTLSDFCTIKYNSSGTSQWTSRYNYASDQDIAAIIKFSPSGRVIVAGGSAASPGSWDFASIKYNQTTGAQLAENRNSASGAGFDEVYAAETDASGNIYLVGRAAVIDEGYNMRTIKIDTSISVVWARNYDHVELNDEAHGIVVDLSDNVYVTGWVTNTDGTKSFETLKYNSSGTLQWSNEENADNSGLDAYALKISNTVYPYLMVAGNVDNGASLDFMSVIYNTDGDRLWIEQYDDPDKSDDKVNFVKTDLDGNFYVGGKSYAVSTATNRLIKYNWNSYIIPPDDDMAHPTSFTFFENKGQIIDTDNELREDIKYYTHRHNPSLYFTDDVLSYVWSRIDTTSANDTLSRIDLSFPGSNGTKVVNRAVSQAGEYLNYYLAHCADGITNVRSSDRLIITDLYDDVDLEFFFDEAGIKYYLIIKPGYSEQNDPISLLYDGAEEVNILGGGELEIVGLLGTLKQEIAEAYQIDGAGDLVTLGWDADFVVIDDFEIGFDLGAYDDELPLIIEMKFEPLIMGALCEPNLFWGTWYGGDDDDILTDVKINSADYPALYISGATQSTATEFPSEYEFINELTGTAYDIFIQKINLDEYNPIYDMYQPYWGSYVGGSDNEYLYGSKNSKLTIIESLEGNGKKIYFTGLSESDDLPVIDNAPGDPDNLFDPDLNSGMDGILGMMSSMGYLNWLTYIGGSTDNTRIYGIDKTYDDGIIIVGYSRGGDDFPFYDPSGTFPFHTSLRSGFIIELDNVHHLKLGTLFGSTSTDQIYDVVVDNNNDYIITGYTYGIDFPITTGGCYGTSAGASDIFVTKIRIDGDDRDLDWSTYYGGAGDEYGYAITNDLDNNLFVTGATFNFEIDESERFPLISGDFFNDNVFTEDAAADCKGFILKISEEGDCLWATLFGGDNRTFPRDITNNNENIVIVGNQIDANGNFPLEPSDYEDVFFDDFDDAEGSGGATSFVSMFNNNTDLLWSTFIGDNAHNGAVAATINTNYSNQLFITGFISYDYLIDDFLPLCNPGGDALFMDHDAGGIDGNDGFIVGFDLSAFPIFITSVNDDAIIIDEPKINPNPTLDIINIKFPDLNLYNLTIFDMMGSEVYSGSTYDLETSVSLSMLSRGSYILMITSNKNTYNLLFIKQ from the coding sequence ATGAAAAATCTATTTACCCTCTCCTTGATTTTTACATTGTTATTATTTTCAACTCCGATATTTGCTCAAAATTTTCTTGTACAGGAATGGATGCACACAACCGGTATACCCGATACTATTGATTGGAGTGCTGCCACAACGGATGGATCAGGTAATATATATGTTACCACAAACACATTAGTAGATGGTGAAAAAGCAAATATTCTAACTACAAAATATAATAGTAGTGGAGTTGTGCAATGGGAAGTATCCTATAACAGCACTGGAGATGATAATGATTATGGGACTGCAATATGTGTAGACGGAAGTGGAAATGTATATGTTGCGGCTTCCTCTTATATAAGTGGCAATAATTATGATTACCGAACAATAAAATATAATAGTTCCGGAACGATACAATGGAATGTAACCTATAATGGTCCCGGAAATTTTTACGATGTGCCCACTGGTATTGCTGTAGACGGATCAGGGAATGTTTATGTAACGGGAGGCAGTTATGGAAGCTCTACATTGAGCGATTTTTGTACTATTAAATATAATTCTTCGGGCACAAGCCAATGGACATCTCGGTATAATTATGCAAGCGATCAGGATATTGCAGCGATTATTAAATTTAGTCCATCCGGAAGAGTTATTGTTGCGGGCGGAAGTGCAGCCTCACCTGGGAGTTGGGATTTTGCATCTATTAAATACAATCAAACCACCGGAGCACAATTAGCGGAAAACAGAAATTCTGCATCCGGAGCGGGGTTTGATGAAGTTTATGCTGCTGAAACAGACGCGAGTGGCAATATTTATTTAGTTGGTCGTGCTGCCGTGATTGATGAAGGATATAACATGCGAACAATTAAAATTGATACTTCCATATCAGTTGTCTGGGCTAGAAATTACGATCATGTAGAATTGAATGATGAGGCACATGGAATAGTTGTTGACTTGAGTGACAACGTATATGTAACTGGTTGGGTTACAAATACTGACGGAACAAAATCGTTTGAAACACTTAAATATAACAGCTCCGGAACTTTGCAGTGGTCAAATGAAGAAAATGCTGACAATAGTGGTTTAGATGCTTATGCACTAAAAATCAGCAATACCGTTTACCCATATTTAATGGTTGCAGGTAATGTAGATAATGGAGCGAGTCTTGATTTTATGTCAGTTATCTATAATACGGATGGTGACAGGTTATGGATCGAACAATACGATGATCCTGATAAAAGTGATGACAAAGTCAATTTTGTAAAAACAGATCTTGATGGTAATTTTTATGTTGGTGGAAAATCATATGCTGTATCAACAGCAACAAATAGATTAATCAAATATAATTGGAATAGTTATATTATTCCGCCTGATGATGATATGGCACATCCAACCTCTTTTACTTTTTTCGAAAATAAAGGACAGATAATTGATACAGATAATGAATTAAGAGAAGATATCAAATATTACACACATCGGCATAATCCATCCTTATATTTTACAGATGATGTTTTAAGTTATGTTTGGAGCAGAATAGACACCACTTCCGCAAATGATACACTTTCTAGAATTGATTTAAGTTTTCCGGGAAGCAATGGAACCAAAGTGGTAAATAGAGCCGTAAGCCAAGCCGGTGAATATTTGAATTATTATCTTGCTCACTGCGCTGATGGAATTACCAATGTAAGAAGTAGCGACAGGCTAATTATTACTGATCTATATGATGATGTCGATTTAGAATTTTTCTTTGATGAAGCAGGAATAAAGTATTATCTTATTATTAAGCCAGGATATAGTGAACAGAATGATCCGATTTCCTTATTATATGATGGGGCAGAGGAGGTGAATATATTAGGTGGTGGCGAACTTGAAATTGTCGGATTACTCGGAACATTAAAACAAGAAATTGCAGAAGCATATCAAATTGACGGCGCAGGTGATCTGGTTACTCTTGGTTGGGATGCAGATTTTGTTGTTATTGATGATTTTGAAATTGGGTTTGATTTAGGAGCTTATGACGATGAATTACCTCTAATTATCGAAATGAAATTTGAACCTCTTATAATGGGAGCACTATGTGAACCCAATTTGTTTTGGGGAACATGGTATGGAGGTGATGATGATGATATATTGACCGATGTTAAAATTAATTCGGCTGATTATCCTGCTTTATACATTTCTGGCGCAACTCAATCAACTGCAACAGAGTTTCCATCGGAATACGAATTTATAAACGAATTAACAGGAACTGCTTATGACATTTTCATTCAAAAAATAAATCTAGATGAGTATAATCCAATTTATGATATGTATCAACCGTATTGGGGTTCATATGTTGGAGGAAGCGACAATGAGTATTTATATGGATCTAAAAATTCTAAATTAACTATTATAGAATCGTTAGAGGGTAATGGCAAAAAAATTTATTTTACTGGGCTTAGTGAAAGTGATGATCTTCCTGTTATTGACAACGCGCCAGGTGATCCAGATAACCTATTTGACCCCGATTTAAATTCTGGCATGGATGGGATTTTAGGCATGATGTCAAGCATGGGTTATTTAAATTGGTTAACTTATATTGGTGGTTCTACAGATAACACAAGAATATATGGAATTGATAAAACTTATGATGATGGAATAATTATAGTTGGATATAGTAGAGGTGGCGATGACTTTCCATTTTATGACCCCTCAGGCACATTTCCGTTTCATACTTCTCTTAGATCTGGGTTTATAATTGAACTTGACAACGTTCATCATCTTAAGTTAGGTACTTTATTTGGGAGTACATCAACTGATCAAATATATGATGTAGTTGTAGATAACAATAACGATTATATTATTACAGGTTATACATATGGAATAGATTTTCCAATTACAACGGGTGGTTGTTATGGAACCTCTGCCGGGGCTTCAGATATATTTGTTACTAAAATACGAATTGATGGTGATGACAGAGATTTAGATTGGAGCACATATTATGGAGGCGCTGGCGATGAGTATGGATACGCCATAACAAATGACCTTGACAATAATTTATTTGTAACGGGAGCAACATTTAATTTTGAAATTGATGAATCGGAAAGATTTCCATTAATTTCAGGTGACTTTTTTAATGATAATGTTTTCACTGAAGATGCAGCTGCGGATTGTAAAGGCTTTATACTAAAAATTAGTGAGGAAGGTGACTGTTTATGGGCAACTTTATTTGGTGGTGATAATAGAACGTTTCCGAGGGATATTACAAATAACAATGAAAATATTGTCATAGTAGGTAACCAGATAGATGCAAATGGCAACTTTCCACTCGAACCTTCTGATTATGAAGATGTATTTTTTGATGATTTCGATGACGCTGAAGGCAGTGGAGGTGCCACTTCATTTGTTTCAATGTTTAATAATAATACTGATTTATTGTGGTCAACATTTATTGGTGACAATGCTCACAATGGTGCTGTTGCAGCCACAATAAATACTAATTATAGCAACCAATTATTTATTACCGGATTCATTTCCTATGATTACTTGATAGATGATTTTTTACCTCTATGTAATCCAGGCGGGGATGCTTTATTTATGGATCATGATGCCGGTGGAATAGATGGTAATGATGGTTTTATTGTTGGTTTTGATTTAAGCGCATTTCCAATTTTTATAACATCGGTTAATGATGATGCAATAATTATTGATGAACCTAAAATTAATCCTAATCCGACTTTGGATATTATTAATATTAAATTTCCTGATTTGAATTTATATAATTTAACCATATTTGATATGATGGGCTCAGAAGTTTATTCCGGTAGCACCTATGATTTAGAAACTTCAGTAAGTTTATCGATGCTCTCAAGAGGGTCATATATCTTAATGATCACATCCAATAAGAATACTTATAACCTACTTTTCATCAAACAATAA
- a CDS encoding YigZ family protein, whose protein sequence is MSDEKEFKLLRDALKKEHHKAVHVTFAYRLGFEGEMERASDDGEPSGTAGRPILNEMKSRAVTECIILVVRYFGGKKLGVPGLINAYKMAAADCLDKANIITVPIKESYNISCSETDMPMVMHELNKSGAHIMATDFAEICNFRIEFDRANAEKILSKLKTIWQIQLEHISAPK, encoded by the coding sequence ATGTCAGATGAAAAGGAGTTTAAACTTTTAAGGGATGCTTTAAAAAAAGAACACCACAAGGCAGTGCATGTAACATTTGCTTACAGATTGGGTTTTGAAGGAGAAATGGAAAGGGCATCCGACGACGGAGAACCTTCCGGTACAGCTGGTAGACCGATTTTGAATGAAATGAAAAGCAGAGCCGTTACAGAATGTATTATTTTAGTGGTGCGCTATTTCGGTGGGAAAAAACTTGGAGTTCCGGGATTGATAAATGCTTATAAAATGGCCGCGGCTGATTGTCTGGATAAGGCAAATATCATTACAGTTCCCATTAAAGAATCGTATAATATTTCTTGCAGTGAAACAGATATGCCAATGGTGATGCATGAACTTAACAAGTCGGGGGCGCATATCATGGCAACAGATTTCGCAGAAATATGTAATTTTAGGATAGAATTTGACCGCGCAAATGCAGAAAAAATATTGTCAAAACTCAAAACCATCTGGCAGATACAATTGGAGCATATTTCTGCTCCGAAATAG
- a CDS encoding T9SS type A sorting domain-containing protein, translated as MKKFVFAISIFLQINCSLAQWNLIEENAIGFPCYHDIEFVSDSVGYVVTYNLIGKTENAGSTWSFDSTKSGFFDLIDFINADTGIVCCYPVDGTEIILTIDGGSTWSFPDIEDVSFYIDDIELLTSGKIKIIESIPDNLLLHNITDFYTDYEGTELFSGYASDIDFSSVDTGYMAGFFDIDFSSSNVIRTYDGGLTWIPSDSELNGPDLGICFPTSQVGYGYGDGLTQIWKSEDYGNIWELLEWDFSQGLDPHDVDITNVYFYNKEVGFVVTSTELGDDVHFEVLRTINGGMTWDSTDFDAGTEIYVTDIFCTDPLTCYMTTCNSGIYKTLNGGGNIDTVIINEIAQIGPKLLLNIYPNPAINVIKLKFPNDVNLLSIKTMNAFGEIINLELKNNEETDIMHIPAGIYVTEAKSDRGIVTKKWVKF; from the coding sequence ATGAAAAAATTTGTTTTCGCTATCTCTATTTTTTTGCAGATCAATTGCAGTTTAGCACAATGGAATCTTATCGAAGAAAACGCTATTGGGTTTCCATGCTATCACGATATAGAATTTGTTTCAGATTCGGTAGGATATGTTGTAACTTATAATTTAATTGGCAAAACTGAAAATGCAGGTTCCACATGGTCTTTCGATTCAACAAAAAGTGGTTTTTTTGATCTAATAGATTTTATTAATGCCGATACAGGAATAGTATGTTGTTACCCTGTAGATGGTACAGAAATCATATTGACAATTGATGGTGGTTCTACATGGTCATTTCCAGATATAGAAGATGTCTCTTTTTATATTGATGATATTGAGCTTCTCACTTCTGGGAAAATTAAAATCATAGAATCTATACCTGATAATTTACTGCTACATAATATTACAGACTTTTATACAGACTATGAAGGCACTGAGTTATTCTCAGGTTATGCATCAGACATTGATTTTTCATCCGTTGACACAGGTTACATGGCTGGCTTTTTTGATATTGATTTTTCTTCATCTAATGTAATAAGAACTTATGATGGTGGATTGACATGGATACCAAGTGATTCAGAATTAAATGGGCCTGATCTTGGAATTTGTTTTCCAACATCACAGGTGGGATATGGTTATGGAGATGGCTTAACCCAAATTTGGAAATCGGAAGATTACGGTAATATTTGGGAATTATTAGAATGGGATTTTAGTCAGGGGTTAGATCCACATGATGTTGATATAACAAATGTTTATTTTTATAATAAGGAGGTTGGATTTGTGGTTACATCGACAGAACTGGGAGATGATGTGCATTTTGAAGTATTACGCACGATAAACGGTGGTATGACATGGGACTCAACAGATTTTGATGCTGGAACGGAAATTTATGTAACAGATATATTTTGTACTGACCCTCTAACTTGTTACATGACAACATGTAATAGTGGGATTTATAAAACATTAAATGGTGGCGGAAATATCGATACAGTAATCATTAATGAAATTGCTCAAATTGGTCCTAAATTATTACTAAATATTTACCCTAATCCCGCGATAAATGTTATTAAACTAAAATTTCCCAATGATGTAAACCTTTTATCAATAAAAACTATGAATGCTTTTGGTGAAATAATAAACCTTGAATTGAAAAACAATGAAGAAACGGATATAATGCATATTCCAGCAGGTATTTATGTAACTGAGGCTAAAAGTGACAGAGGAATCGTTACAAAAAAATGGGTCAAGTTTTAA
- a CDS encoding T9SS type A sorting domain-containing protein, producing the protein MTKKFTPQIILIAILTLVTFSSNNLFAADLEPKTVMLPTPFSPGDDCTEAVVITEGTYTAPNSDYWYSFTVPVTGSYILSTCDLGNTCNTKIYLYDHCAGLIPTELAEGTLAYNDDFCDEQSQIIAILEEGTEIYIRIGDYEVDCSGTSIDWSITYSGAPAGCLDPYACNYSPLAIISDGSCIYPGHPDCPSGPDLVLDPTYFDGEVGVGWGNDFQIDQIDADEWTNECYIEEGSLTGPGMRTIIKFGIRIWNYGDEDYHIGTSAENPLLQFDPCHGHTHYVDYGEYQLYTEDGVELSVGHKNGFAVMDLCGFGGYTGADMGISAGCYDAYGAGTGGQWIDVTDVPDGTYTFVARVNWMNHPDVDGRVEVNLANNWASRCMTITRDIDGNIGAEMIDDCVAFLDCLGEIWGTAKMDCEGNCNGWHHIGDLNEDSTRTTNDVDLYVDNILDNTIIAEMCNDANADSDIDVVDAALVMGCSNQALGYTHATDLCELPQTLMNTSDTVTYSIGSVNPAFNYLDIYSLNPSARVMGAQFTMEGLTIDSVVNLCPETFGSNYQITHTANEVIALGMNEVPYQIHFEPIPTFRIFYSAIYPAEFCIKHFTAAVNENFEEVVTDLNDACVTVTETGVEVLSANPLNVKIQPNPFSETAVMNFTNFTGKEFVIELSDMNGNLIRTITTSSNTITIDRSDLAAGVYIFRLTGVDVSQTGKFIIQ; encoded by the coding sequence ATGACAAAAAAATTTACTCCTCAAATTATCCTCATTGCCATTTTAACACTTGTAACTTTTTCCTCAAACAACCTTTTCGCAGCTGATTTGGAACCTAAAACAGTTATGTTACCGACTCCATTTTCTCCGGGTGATGATTGCACGGAAGCTGTTGTAATAACTGAAGGAACTTACACCGCACCAAATTCTGATTATTGGTATAGTTTCACAGTTCCAGTAACAGGATCTTATATTCTATCTACATGTGACCTTGGAAATACCTGCAATACAAAAATTTATTTGTATGATCACTGCGCCGGATTGATACCAACGGAATTAGCAGAAGGAACTTTGGCATATAACGATGATTTTTGTGATGAGCAATCGCAGATCATTGCAATTTTGGAAGAAGGGACAGAAATTTATATTCGAATTGGTGATTATGAAGTTGATTGTAGTGGAACTTCCATAGATTGGTCAATAACTTATTCGGGTGCACCGGCTGGATGTCTGGATCCATATGCTTGTAATTATTCTCCACTTGCAATAATTAGCGACGGTTCCTGTATTTATCCTGGGCATCCTGATTGTCCTTCTGGACCTGATCTCGTTTTGGATCCAACTTATTTTGATGGAGAAGTAGGTGTAGGTTGGGGAAATGATTTTCAAATTGATCAAATAGATGCGGATGAATGGACAAACGAATGTTATATTGAAGAGGGATCATTAACTGGCCCCGGAATGAGAACTATTATAAAATTTGGTATACGCATTTGGAATTATGGTGATGAAGATTATCATATCGGTACAAGTGCTGAAAATCCATTATTGCAATTCGACCCATGCCATGGTCATACACATTATGTAGATTATGGCGAATATCAATTATATACCGAAGATGGTGTTGAACTTTCCGTTGGACATAAAAATGGTTTTGCAGTAATGGATCTTTGCGGATTTGGCGGATATACCGGCGCAGATATGGGTATTTCAGCTGGATGTTATGATGCTTATGGTGCAGGAACCGGTGGTCAATGGATAGATGTAACAGATGTACCGGATGGTACATATACATTTGTTGCGAGAGTTAACTGGATGAATCATCCGGATGTTGATGGAAGAGTGGAAGTAAATCTTGCAAATAACTGGGCTTCCAGATGTATGACAATTACTCGTGATATAGATGGTAATATAGGTGCTGAAATGATAGATGATTGTGTTGCATTTTTAGATTGTCTCGGTGAAATTTGGGGAACTGCCAAAATGGATTGTGAAGGAAATTGTAACGGATGGCATCATATAGGTGATTTAAATGAAGACAGCACAAGAACAACAAATGATGTTGATCTTTACGTTGATAATATTCTTGATAATACTATTATTGCAGAAATGTGTAATGATGCAAATGCTGACAGTGATATAGATGTTGTTGATGCTGCTTTGGTAATGGGTTGTTCAAATCAGGCATTAGGTTACACACATGCCACCGATCTATGTGAACTTCCACAAACATTAATGAATACTTCTGATACAGTAACATATAGTATTGGCTCTGTAAATCCAGCATTTAATTATCTGGATATTTATAGTTTGAATCCAAGTGCCAGAGTAATGGGTGCGCAATTTACAATGGAGGGATTGACTATAGATTCCGTTGTTAATTTATGTCCTGAAACGTTCGGGTCCAATTATCAGATCACACATACCGCGAATGAAGTAATTGCATTAGGAATGAATGAAGTTCCTTATCAAATACACTTTGAACCTATTCCAACTTTCAGAATATTTTATAGTGCAATTTATCCTGCAGAATTTTGTATCAAACATTTTACTGCTGCAGTAAATGAAAATTTTGAGGAAGTAGTTACAGATCTTAACGATGCCTGTGTAACTGTTACAGAAACAGGAGTGGAAGTGCTTTCAGCAAATCCATTAAATGTAAAAATTCAGCCAAATCCATTCAGTGAAACAGCAGTAATGAATTTCACCAATTTCACAGGAAAAGAATTTGTAATTGAATTGAGCGATATGAATGGAAATCTGATAAGAACAATTACCACATCCTCGAACACTATCACCATCGATCGTTCTGACCTTGCAGCAGGTGTTTATATTTTCAGATTAACAGGAGTTGACGTAAGTCAGACAGGTAAATTTATTATTCAATAA
- a CDS encoding GHKL domain-containing protein, whose protein sequence is MAKPESLSLIAEMSEKIVFIRQSADAQQYFADCFKKLFNLEHCAIYRVSEKRDLFIRSFQESPKKKNNNIFKYPIKCSLTENILKNFNQYLFLKGNEISLISEVNEKTNPEEILLTVRRSGEVELFFYGLTSTSVEVSDEQNDVCRIISNFYLQVQDSLQIRNNISSKQNELSGRITQNNDSLIQLNEKLLQSNQELQQFAYSASHDLQEPLRNISAYINLFLRSYGNTLTEDGKEYLHFASDAAQRMHHLIKDLLTFSKLDHAAEPMGKFEGNDIIREALNNLQMAVEESNAIILYPDLPVLYGNHSQILLLFQNLIDNAIKFRSKSEPLVFIDMEEKSDQWEFKIKDNGIGIPQQFQTKIFGFFNRLHPRDKIQGSGLGLSICKKIVEKHNGSIIVESKPGKGSTFTFTLRKD, encoded by the coding sequence TTGGCAAAACCGGAATCCCTTTCATTGATCGCAGAGATGTCTGAAAAAATTGTTTTTATCCGTCAATCGGCGGATGCACAACAATATTTTGCCGATTGTTTTAAGAAATTATTTAATCTCGAACATTGCGCAATCTACCGTGTAAGTGAAAAAAGAGATCTTTTCATTCGGAGTTTTCAGGAATCTCCCAAAAAAAAGAACAACAATATATTTAAATATCCAATAAAATGTTCATTGACTGAAAACATATTAAAAAATTTCAATCAATATTTATTTCTTAAGGGAAATGAAATTTCCTTGATCTCTGAAGTAAATGAAAAAACAAACCCTGAGGAGATTTTACTCACCGTAAGAAGATCCGGAGAGGTGGAATTATTTTTTTATGGACTTACTTCAACTTCTGTTGAGGTTTCAGATGAACAGAATGATGTTTGCAGAATAATATCCAACTTTTATTTACAGGTTCAGGACTCCCTGCAGATCAGAAATAATATTTCGTCTAAACAAAATGAATTATCGGGAAGGATAACACAAAATAATGATTCCTTAATTCAATTGAATGAAAAGTTATTGCAAAGTAATCAGGAGTTACAACAATTTGCCTATTCCGCTTCTCATGATCTGCAGGAGCCATTAAGAAATATTTCCGCTTACATCAATTTATTTTTGCGCAGTTATGGAAATACATTAACGGAAGATGGAAAGGAATATCTTCATTTTGCTTCGGATGCGGCGCAACGAATGCATCATCTTATTAAAGACCTCCTTACTTTCAGCAAATTAGATCATGCGGCGGAACCAATGGGTAAATTTGAAGGGAATGATATTATCCGCGAAGCTTTAAATAATTTGCAAATGGCTGTGGAAGAAAGTAATGCAATAATTTTATATCCCGACCTTCCTGTTTTATATGGAAATCATTCACAGATATTATTATTGTTTCAGAATTTAATTGATAATGCAATTAAATTCCGCAGTAAAAGTGAACCACTTGTTTTTATTGATATGGAAGAAAAATCTGATCAATGGGAATTTAAAATTAAGGATAACGGAATTGGAATTCCACAACAATTTCAAACTAAAATTTTCGGATTTTTTAACCGGCTTCATCCGCGAGATAAAATTCAGGGCTCAGGATTAGGATTATCCATCTGCAAAAAAATAGTGGAAAAACACAATGGAAGTATTATAGTGGAATCGAAACCCGGAAAAGGAAGTACATTTACTTTTACTTTGCGCAAAGATTGA
- a CDS encoding glycosyltransferase family 4 protein: MRIGFDAKRIFQNTTGLGNYSRTVVKNLAEFYPENEYFLFTPTLKNKLPFAFNKNTHMVVGRGSVWRSFGVRRDIVKHNVDIYHGLSNEIPFTLKISHIKSVVTIHDLIFDHFPEYYPGVDRKFYDLKSKFAVKNSDLIFAASEATKNDIIKFYHISPAKIKVIYQSCEDLFYDKVSPEEIDIHIKNYKLPSEFILYVGSINERKNLMNICKAYLLIPKEKRVPCVVVGNGKEYSEKVKTFIHENKLQDSFVFLENVPTEHLPALYQKAISFIYPSLYEGFGIPVLEAMVSGCPVMTSGISSLPEVGGNAAFYFNPSSPEDIAEKINSVIVSDTIRSEMRLRGFEQIKKFNKQDIAGQIMSGYRSIN, translated from the coding sequence ATGCGAATTGGTTTTGATGCTAAGCGGATATTTCAAAACACAACAGGATTGGGCAATTACAGCCGCACCGTGGTTAAAAACCTTGCTGAATTCTACCCCGAGAACGAATACTTTTTATTCACTCCTACACTAAAAAATAAGTTACCCTTCGCCTTTAATAAAAATACGCACATGGTGGTGGGCAGAGGTTCTGTGTGGAGAAGTTTCGGAGTTCGCAGGGATATTGTAAAACACAATGTTGACATTTATCACGGATTGAGTAATGAAATTCCTTTCACCCTCAAAATTTCCCATATCAAATCAGTAGTTACCATTCACGACCTGATATTTGACCATTTCCCGGAATATTACCCTGGTGTGGACAGGAAATTTTACGACCTCAAATCAAAATTTGCCGTTAAAAACAGTGATCTCATTTTTGCAGCCAGTGAGGCAACAAAAAATGATATCATCAAATTCTATCATATTTCTCCGGCGAAAATAAAGGTGATCTATCAGAGTTGCGAAGACCTTTTTTATGATAAAGTTTCACCCGAGGAAATTGATATTCATATTAAAAATTACAAATTACCTTCCGAATTTATTTTATACGTTGGAAGCATTAATGAAAGAAAAAATTTAATGAATATCTGCAAAGCATATTTATTAATTCCAAAAGAAAAAAGAGTGCCTTGTGTTGTAGTTGGAAATGGAAAAGAATATTCTGAAAAAGTAAAAACATTTATTCACGAAAATAAATTACAGGATTCTTTTGTTTTTTTGGAGAATGTGCCAACCGAACATTTGCCAGCTCTCTATCAAAAAGCCATAAGTTTTATTTATCCAAGTTTATACGAAGGATTTGGTATCCCTGTTCTTGAAGCTATGGTAAGTGGTTGCCCGGTTATGACCTCAGGAATTTCCTCTCTTCCCGAAGTTGGGGGAAATGCTGCATTTTATTTTAATCCCTCCAGTCCGGAAGATATTGCCGAAAAAATTAATTCAGTAATTGTCAGCGATACCATAAGAAGTGAAATGCGTCTCCGTGGATTCGAACAAATTAAAAAGTTTAATAAACAAGATATTGCCGGGCAGATAATGTCGGGATATCGGTCGATTAATTGA